The genome window CCAGGTCAGAAGGTGAGCAGCCCGGCGCGGGCGGCCACGGCCACTACCTCGGTGCGGCTCGAGGCGCCGAGCTTGCCGAGGATCGAGTTCACGTGAAACTTCACCGTGTGATAGCTCACACCGAGTCGCGCGGCGATCTCCTTGTTGGACAGGCCGAGAGCGAGGCATTGCAGGACCTCGACTTCTCTCGGCGTCAGCT of Vicinamibacteria bacterium contains these proteins:
- a CDS encoding response regulator transcription factor, which gives rise to EALAFGARGVVSRNATGVRFARALDAVLEGLVVVDEDFAEDVLRPPWRPLGSEEELTPREVEVLQCLALGLSNKEIAARLGVSYHTVKFHVNSILGKLGASSRTEVVAVAARAGLLTF